One segment of Triticum aestivum cultivar Chinese Spring chromosome 2A, IWGSC CS RefSeq v2.1, whole genome shotgun sequence DNA contains the following:
- the LOC123191557 gene encoding uncharacterized protein, with the protein MLILEKLASFDLDNCIEIKKATGLISKIVEFTSNNIDMTNISETHKTLLKHSSLKLLARLASTKGKFGVTLRQKIAENPFLWSNLTEIWDEGGSSQELRLGAAELLRNLAVDENIKEEIGHTRVIISRLVHAFVSKGAQLSTNSDRLLQMIAGQALALLAMESENNCLIMLAEPGYEFIKELAVMIQGDRYKHVASSLLQSIYMYDRSEIHKSYLKEVSCILRQVMEGIMDAEGAELEVLVGLSSQICNAIPEDFARELEHGQIKERFIKRLVCALNSNMIPTAHCPGVRRVIVEHAIYMMEFNPAYASYFINCQMMEALLMVERTPSRAEDYRLFLGDAGLMKHSIPLSALVARAKELMGRE; encoded by the exons ATGTTGATTCTTGAAAAGCTTGCTAGCTTTGATCTGGATAACTGTATAGAAATCAAGAAAGCAACTGGCCTCATCTCAAAGATTGTAGAGTTCACAAGCAACAATATTGACATGACAAATATTAGTGAGACACACAAGACACTGCTGAAACATTCATCGCTGAAGCTGCTGGCAAGACTTGCGAGTACTAAAGGGAAATTTGGTGTAACTTTGCGTCAGAAAATTGCAGAAAATCCCTTCCTTTGGAGCAACCTTACAGAAATCTGGGATGAGGGTGGGAGCAGCCAAGAACTGAGGCTGGGAGCAGCAGAACTCCTTAGAAACCTTGCCGTGGATGAAAATATAAAGGAGGAGATTGGGCACACCCGAGTAATCATTAGCAGGTTGGTGCATGCATTTGTCAGCAAAGGTGCACAGCTAAGTACAAATTCGGATCGGTTGCTACAAATGATCGCTGGGCAAGCACTAGCATTACTGGCAATGGAGAGTGAAAATAACTGTCTGATTATGTTAGCGGAACCAGGTTATGAATTCATCAAGGAACTTGCAGTTATGATCCAGGGTGACAGGTACAAGCATGTAGCATCAAGCCTGTTGCAGAGTATATATATGTATGATCGAAGTGAGATTCACAAATCATACCTGAAAGAAGTCTCCTGCATTTTGCGACAG GTAATGGAAGGAATAATGGATGCAGAAGGTGCGGAACTAGAGGTCCTTGTTGGCCTTAGTTCACAAATATGTAATGCCATTCCTGAAGACTTTGCGCGAGAGCTTGAACACGGTCAGATTAAGGAGAGATTTATAAAGAGACTTGTCTGTGCACTTAACTCAAATATGATACCCACTGCTCACTGTCCTGGTGTCAGGAGGGTGATAGTTGAACATGCCATATACATGATGGAATTCAATCCGGCCTACGCTAGCTATTTCATCAACTGTCAGATGATGGAAGCACTGCTAATGGTAGAGCGTACACCTTCAAGGGCTGAAGACTATAGGCTCTTTTTGGGTGATGCGGGACTCATGAAGCACAGCATACCTCTATCTGCTCTTGTGGCTAGAGCAAAAGAACTGATGGGCCGTGAGTAG